The genomic segment CAACGCGTTGATGTCGTACCAACGCGAGTACGGGATGTCGGCAGACGGCATCTGCGGGCCGGAAACCTTGCGCTCCTTGTACTTTCTGAGTTCGCGGGTCAGCGGCGGTTCGCCCCACGCCATTCGCGAAGAAGAACTCGTCCGGCGCTCGGGTCCCCGACTTTCGGGCAAGCGGATCATCATCGATCCGGGTCGCGGCGGTGACGACCATGGTCTGATCGCACACGGCCCGGCCGGCCCGGTCAGTGAAGCAGATATCTTGTGGGACTTGGCCAGTCGGCTGGAAGGCCGGATGACCGCGATCGGCATGGAGACCTTCCTGTCCCGCCCCACCAACCGCAGTCCGTCGGACGCCGAACGGGCCGCTACCGCCAACAACGTCGGTGCCGACCTGATGATCAGCCTGCGCTGCGAAGCTCAGGTCAGCTCTGCCGCCAACGGCGTGGCATCGTTTCACTTCGGTAACTCGCACGGGTCGGTGTCGACGATCGGCCGCAATCTCGCCGACTTCATTCAGCGAGAAGTGGTGGCCCGCACCGGGTTACGCGATTGCCGGACGCATGGCCGCACCTGGGATCTGCTGCGGCTGACCCGGATGCCCACTGTCCAGGTCGACGTCGGCTACATCACCAACCCCGGTGACCGGGACAGGCTGCTCTCGGCGCAAACGCGGGATGCGGTGGCCGAAGGAATCCTCGCCGCGGTAAAGCGGCTCTACTTGCTCGGCAAGAACGACCGGCCTACCGGCACCTTCACTTTCGCCGAGCTGCTTGCTCACGAATTGTCGGTCGAACGGACCACCCGCCTCGGCGGTACTTAACCGTTCTGCTTGTGCTGCAACGTATTTCCCGCCTTCAAAACACTGCCAGACCCGGCGCCGACCGGCTGCTGAAGTTCCGCGTTTTGCAGCAGGCGCTCCAGGGCCGCTTCCACCTCGGCCTTCCATCCCAGGCCCTTGTCGAGCTCGAGACGTAACCGCGGGAAGTACGGATGTGGCGCCACCACAACGAAACCCACGTCTTTTAAGAACTCCGCATCGATGATGCAGCGGTCCACTGAGCAATCCCCGAGGGCCTCCAGCACCGGTCGGACGTCGGGGTCAGCGAGCTTGGGATCCAACGACTCCGACGCCGGAGTACGACCGAAGGCTTCCAGCGCGCGGACCCCGCGACGCATCAACTCGTCGATCACCCGGGCCAGCAGGTGATGCGGCAAATCGTCGGAGGCGTGCCCGAGTTCGACACCCATCGAAGTCAGC from the Mycobacterium lentiflavum genome contains:
- a CDS encoding acetyltransferase — protein: MSARITPLRLEGFEQLPKHARRCVFWEVDPATLGDQDHLADPEFEKEAWLSMVMLEWGSCGQVATAIPDEQSVTDPPCLGYVLYAPPGAVPRAHRFPTAPVSPDAVLLTSMGVELGHASDDLPHHLLARVIDELMRRGVRALEAFGRTPASESLDPKLADPDVRPVLEALGDCSVDRCIIDAEFLKDVGFVVVAPHPYFPRLRLELDKGLGWKAEVEAALERLLQNAELQQPVGAGSGSVLKAGNTLQHKQNG
- a CDS encoding N-acetylmuramoyl-L-alanine amidase, translated to MSSPRRENGDALRCGDRSAAVTEIRASLAALGLLDGAGEDLTTGRHVYLEVFDAQLDQAVRAFQQHRGLLVDGIVGEATYRALKEASYRLGARTLYHQFGAPLYGDDVATLQARLQDLGFYTGLVDGHFGLQTHNALMSYQREYGMSADGICGPETLRSLYFLSSRVSGGSPHAIREEELVRRSGPRLSGKRIIIDPGRGGDDHGLIAHGPAGPVSEADILWDLASRLEGRMTAIGMETFLSRPTNRSPSDAERAATANNVGADLMISLRCEAQVSSAANGVASFHFGNSHGSVSTIGRNLADFIQREVVARTGLRDCRTHGRTWDLLRLTRMPTVQVDVGYITNPGDRDRLLSAQTRDAVAEGILAAVKRLYLLGKNDRPTGTFTFAELLAHELSVERTTRLGGT